A window of the Cystobacter fuscus genome harbors these coding sequences:
- a CDS encoding sensor histidine kinase: protein MTVQLLQAVQLSWSPSLRVTRAGGDCESVLRRPASEMVDRPLEVVLGTTAEKARAIDALAREDRRAVEFLPGTFGAQDPVQLRLALGLDAGEASAVVVDLKALLQDAPPVQLSGLASQLSHELRNPLSSVKMAVQTLARNTGLSERDQRRLTIANREVRTLERMLWLLSEYARDSTPTLEPHAARTLLEEAAAVVAPELAERQVEVRVTESAEVPRVRVEPGRLRPVLAQVLLNVAMGQAAGTQVPVTIHPGPPGRVRVVLEDMAGTLSEEERDSLFVPFESSLARGAGLSLAALRRVLVHQGGDVSAEAGPHGGTVFTLTFTV, encoded by the coding sequence ATGACCGTCCAGCTGCTGCAAGCCGTCCAGTTGTCCTGGTCTCCGAGTCTGCGCGTGACCCGCGCCGGAGGGGACTGCGAGAGCGTGCTGCGCCGCCCCGCCTCGGAGATGGTGGATCGCCCCCTCGAGGTGGTGCTGGGAACCACCGCCGAGAAGGCCCGGGCGATTGACGCCCTGGCGCGCGAGGACCGCCGGGCGGTGGAGTTCCTGCCGGGCACGTTCGGCGCGCAGGATCCGGTGCAGCTGCGGCTGGCGCTCGGGCTGGACGCGGGCGAGGCCAGCGCCGTGGTGGTGGACCTGAAGGCCCTCTTGCAGGACGCCCCGCCGGTGCAGCTCTCCGGACTCGCCTCGCAGCTGAGCCACGAGCTGCGCAACCCCTTGAGCTCCGTGAAGATGGCGGTGCAGACGCTGGCGCGCAACACGGGCCTGTCCGAGCGGGATCAACGCCGGCTGACCATCGCCAACCGGGAGGTGCGCACCCTGGAGCGCATGCTGTGGCTCTTGTCCGAGTACGCCCGGGACAGCACCCCCACCCTGGAGCCGCACGCCGCGCGCACCCTCTTGGAGGAAGCCGCGGCCGTGGTGGCGCCGGAGCTGGCCGAGCGCCAGGTGGAGGTGCGCGTGACGGAGAGCGCGGAGGTGCCGCGCGTGCGGGTGGAGCCCGGAAGACTGCGGCCCGTGCTCGCCCAGGTGCTGCTCAACGTGGCCATGGGCCAGGCGGCGGGCACCCAGGTGCCGGTGACCATCCACCCGGGCCCACCGGGGCGGGTGCGCGTGGTGCTGGAGGACATGGCCGGCACGCTCTCCGAGGAGGAGCGCGACTCGCTTTTCGTCCCCTTCGAGAGCAGTCTGGCACGAGGCGCGGGCTTGTCGCTCGCGGCCCTGCGCCGCGTGCTGGTGCACCAGGGGGGCGATGTGTCCGCCGAGGCTGGACCCCACGGGGGCACGGTCTTCACCCTTACCTTTACGGTCTGA
- a CDS encoding SPFH domain-containing protein, whose translation MSLLIGMVAGFIAMGVGVPVVLGLCRMFGLYAIVEERTCRVYVFLGKVLGVLDEPGLHFLWARFGWKAFLVNWFGRCHVIDLRLDQQYLRSQAVNSEEGAPMGIGIWYEMYISDPLKYLFENADPRGSLAANVSNAAVRCLSNMKLADMLENRHGMSRTVRAEVSPMSHAYGYQLGSVYIRKVHFRDEGMIRQIEEKVVNRLRQVTSAIRQDGANQVSILTSSADRQAAIAFAKAAALRPQIVGEALRRISQDPEVATAMFEILEVQRLQDGSAKVTLVPESQKNDLLTQMLAASPVPTR comes from the coding sequence ATGAGCCTGCTCATCGGAATGGTCGCCGGCTTCATCGCCATGGGAGTGGGTGTGCCCGTGGTGCTGGGCCTGTGCCGGATGTTCGGCCTCTACGCCATCGTGGAGGAGCGCACCTGCCGCGTCTACGTGTTCCTCGGCAAGGTGCTGGGCGTGCTGGACGAGCCCGGGCTGCACTTCCTGTGGGCCCGGTTCGGGTGGAAGGCGTTCCTGGTCAACTGGTTCGGGCGCTGCCATGTGATCGATCTGCGCCTGGATCAGCAGTACCTGCGCAGCCAGGCCGTCAACTCCGAGGAGGGCGCGCCCATGGGGATCGGCATCTGGTACGAGATGTACATCTCGGATCCCCTCAAGTACCTCTTCGAGAACGCGGATCCGCGCGGCTCGCTGGCGGCCAACGTGAGCAACGCCGCGGTGCGCTGCCTGTCCAACATGAAGCTGGCGGACATGCTGGAGAACCGCCACGGGATGAGCCGCACGGTGCGCGCCGAGGTCTCACCCATGTCGCACGCCTACGGCTACCAGCTCGGCTCGGTCTACATCCGCAAGGTGCACTTCCGCGACGAGGGGATGATCCGGCAGATCGAGGAGAAGGTGGTCAACCGGCTGCGGCAGGTGACCTCCGCCATCCGCCAGGACGGCGCCAACCAGGTGAGCATCCTCACCAGCTCCGCGGACCGCCAGGCCGCCATCGCCTTCGCCAAGGCGGCCGCCCTGCGCCCGCAGATCGTGGGTGAGGCCCTGCGCCGCATCTCCCAGGATCCCGAGGTGGCCACGGCCATGTTCGAGATCCTCGAGGTGCAGCGGCTCCAGGACGGCTCGGCGAAGGTGACGCTCGTGCCCGAGTCGCAGAAGAACGATCTGCTCACGCAGATGCTGGCGGCCTCCCCGGTCCCCACCCGGTGA
- a CDS encoding ATP-binding protein, protein MNAPRLQPWHRLLSLRVLVPLLLLAYACAFGVTTLQRNLRQRGKQVEEKSREEMTLQMISLRGTLEYLLGTGQLDATQQVVSTLGANSLLSAAFLVDDHGMVLAALQSSWVGRPVRDLWPDWASEEVTARREAVQARREGAVWVSKDGHRVEGAYPLVIGPGGTRPRMGLIYLQQDLSLLKAEQRDRAERYALRSSLVQAAVAGLMGVFFHFVLGRRVQRLESAARRLAAGELHVRSGLGGMDEVGRLGQAFDEMAERISQDQEALRRSETSFRTLIERSPDAIFVHRARRVLFANPAAAALLGHEREDALRGIEVRELLMPGEMEPLTQAPLTEAMREMHLRHRQGHAVLGEVVTFSIPFEGEPAWVSIARDVTERRQVQEKLRSTDRMVSLGTLAAGVAHELNNPLSYVLSNLRFAMDELNERLGAGQPMTDEQAQEILQALQESLEGGERMRNIVRDLRSFSRREDERQGPVDIHAVLDSCASLARGELRHRAQLVKEYGRIPPVLGNESRLGQLFLNLLVNAAQAIPDGDAKGHCVRLTTGQATDGWVEIAVQDTGVGIPPENLQRLFKPFFTTKPVGVGTGLGLSICHGIVTSMGGRIEVSSEVGKGTTFRVFMPAAPAPSAPSAAPPAASSAS, encoded by the coding sequence ATGAATGCGCCGAGACTCCAGCCATGGCACCGACTCCTGTCGCTCCGTGTGCTCGTCCCCCTCCTGCTGCTCGCCTACGCCTGTGCCTTCGGTGTCACGACCCTGCAACGCAACCTGCGGCAGCGCGGGAAGCAGGTGGAGGAAAAGTCCCGCGAGGAGATGACCCTGCAGATGATCTCCCTGCGCGGCACGCTCGAGTACCTCCTGGGCACCGGGCAGCTCGACGCGACCCAGCAGGTCGTCTCCACGCTCGGGGCCAACTCCCTGCTGAGCGCGGCGTTCCTCGTCGATGACCACGGCATGGTCCTGGCCGCCCTCCAGTCCTCGTGGGTCGGCCGGCCGGTGCGCGACCTCTGGCCGGACTGGGCGAGCGAGGAGGTCACCGCCCGGCGCGAGGCCGTCCAGGCGCGTCGCGAGGGCGCGGTGTGGGTGAGCAAGGATGGCCACCGGGTGGAGGGCGCCTATCCCCTGGTGATCGGGCCGGGCGGCACGCGCCCCCGGATGGGCCTCATCTACCTCCAGCAGGATCTCTCGCTGCTCAAGGCCGAGCAGCGCGACCGGGCCGAGCGCTACGCGCTGCGCTCGAGTCTGGTGCAGGCGGCGGTGGCCGGGTTGATGGGCGTGTTCTTCCACTTCGTGTTGGGGCGGCGGGTGCAGCGCCTGGAGAGCGCCGCCCGACGGCTCGCCGCGGGGGAGCTGCACGTGCGCTCGGGGCTCGGGGGCATGGACGAGGTGGGACGGCTCGGCCAGGCGTTCGACGAGATGGCCGAGCGCATCAGCCAGGACCAGGAGGCCCTGCGACGCTCGGAGACGAGCTTCCGCACGCTCATCGAGCGCTCACCGGACGCCATCTTCGTCCACCGGGCCCGGCGCGTGCTCTTCGCCAACCCGGCGGCCGCGGCCCTGCTGGGCCATGAGCGGGAGGACGCCCTGCGGGGCATCGAGGTGCGCGAGCTGCTCATGCCCGGAGAGATGGAGCCGCTCACCCAGGCGCCCCTGACGGAGGCCATGCGCGAGATGCACCTGCGGCACCGCCAGGGCCATGCGGTGCTCGGCGAGGTGGTGACCTTCTCCATCCCCTTCGAGGGTGAGCCGGCCTGGGTGTCCATCGCCCGCGACGTCACCGAGCGCCGGCAGGTGCAGGAGAAGTTGCGCTCCACGGATCGCATGGTGTCGCTCGGCACGCTCGCCGCGGGGGTGGCCCACGAGCTCAACAACCCCCTGTCCTACGTGCTGAGCAACCTGCGCTTCGCGATGGACGAGCTGAACGAGCGGCTCGGCGCGGGCCAGCCGATGACGGACGAGCAGGCCCAGGAGATCCTCCAGGCGCTCCAGGAATCGCTCGAGGGCGGCGAGCGCATGCGCAACATCGTGCGCGACCTGCGCAGCTTCTCGCGCCGGGAGGACGAGCGTCAGGGGCCGGTGGACATCCACGCGGTGCTCGACTCGTGCGCGAGCCTGGCCCGGGGCGAGCTGCGCCACCGCGCCCAACTGGTGAAGGAGTACGGGCGGATTCCTCCCGTGCTCGGCAATGAGTCCCGGCTCGGACAGCTCTTCCTCAACCTGCTGGTCAACGCCGCCCAGGCCATCCCGGATGGGGACGCCAAGGGGCACTGCGTGCGGCTCACCACCGGCCAGGCGACGGACGGGTGGGTGGAGATCGCGGTGCAGGACACGGGGGTGGGCATTCCCCCCGAGAACCTCCAGCGCCTGTTCAAGCCCTTCTTCACCACCAAGCCCGTGGGCGTGGGCACGGGGCTGGGGCTGTCCATCTGCCATGGCATCGTCACGTCGATGGGCGGGCGCATCGAGGTGTCGAGCGAGGTCGGCAAGGGCACCACGTTCCGCGTCTTCATGCCCGCGGCGCCCGCCCCGTCCGCCCCGTCCGCCGCGCCGCCCGCCGCCTCGTCCGCGTCATGA
- a CDS encoding YfhO family protein: MSWPGKAARRLLPWVGLLLGMALVYRALLRGQVLAGRDAFRIFFPDSAFLLEALRAGELPLWTPYPRLGQPFAATLYSQVFYPPRLLTVLLAGPVLGFTLQHLLHVGIAAAGTWRLARHLGTSRPAARVGAAAFALSAPFTELATQQNVASAAAWTGFLLLASRQAARAPSPRSAARVALFAGLSFLAGSPETWLWQTPLALLVALSARRTGRALGATGGGLAWGFMLGALVALPALEFTRHSTRSSGGMNGLEWSLSWPQLLSVAWPFAEHPRSRYWEGGDQFFILLLFLGTLVCALALAGLGRSGRRLPFGLGALGLTALSLGAHLPPAALLLQLPPFHLFRYPVKYFVGAAFCIAVLAAFGLDTLARRARGGQRSLPGVAGVVAALFVALLLGPPLARLPLFRPGVEAGLPWVVLALGAGALALCLPAAGPRRGHRVRGLLAGLALVEVGAFHLLQGGTGSAPMEALSRASRLAAALPTGYSGRVSVELSGDELTDVSRAASPRTAPPEEEGGSYIALSRDALVPNRFVEEHLRVLEGYGAPEPQHVESLSGTGARAAFDQLGVDYYVRRGPPPFEDLEPLLALPGLPTLYRSGTALPRAFLVHAARVASDEEALAAFVDPAQPLRREALLAEGEPLTGPGCRGSTARITQEGRAWVEVALEACGPGYLVLGDWFYPGWEATRDGAPVPLRRADALLRAVPVPAGAHTVRFDYRPGSFRWGALLSGLALGAWVLVLWPRKARRAAPP; this comes from the coding sequence ATGAGCTGGCCCGGGAAGGCGGCACGGCGGCTGCTGCCCTGGGTGGGGTTGCTGCTGGGCATGGCGCTCGTGTACCGCGCCCTCTTGCGCGGACAGGTGCTCGCCGGACGGGATGCCTTCCGGATCTTCTTTCCGGACTCGGCCTTCCTCCTGGAGGCGCTGCGCGCGGGAGAGCTTCCCCTGTGGACGCCCTACCCGAGGCTCGGCCAGCCCTTCGCCGCCACCCTGTACTCCCAGGTCTTCTATCCCCCCCGGCTGCTCACGGTGCTGCTCGCGGGCCCGGTGCTCGGCTTCACCCTGCAACACCTGCTGCACGTGGGCATCGCCGCGGCGGGCACCTGGCGGCTCGCGCGGCACCTGGGCACCTCACGCCCCGCGGCGAGGGTGGGCGCGGCCGCCTTCGCGCTCTCGGCGCCCTTCACGGAGCTCGCCACCCAGCAGAACGTGGCCAGCGCCGCCGCGTGGACGGGCTTCCTGCTGCTCGCCTCGCGCCAGGCCGCGCGCGCGCCCTCGCCCCGGAGCGCCGCGCGGGTGGCGCTCTTCGCCGGCCTGTCCTTCCTCGCGGGCTCGCCCGAGACCTGGCTGTGGCAGACCCCGCTCGCCCTCCTCGTGGCGCTCTCCGCCCGGCGCACGGGCCGCGCGCTCGGGGCGACGGGGGGCGGACTCGCCTGGGGGTTCATGCTCGGCGCCCTCGTGGCCCTGCCCGCGCTGGAGTTCACCCGGCACTCCACCCGGAGCTCGGGCGGGATGAATGGACTCGAGTGGTCCCTGTCCTGGCCCCAGTTGCTGTCGGTGGCCTGGCCCTTCGCCGAGCATCCGCGCTCGCGCTACTGGGAAGGAGGCGATCAGTTCTTCATCCTCCTGCTCTTCCTGGGCACCCTCGTGTGTGCCCTGGCGCTCGCGGGCCTCGGGCGCTCGGGGCGGCGACTTCCCTTCGGGCTCGGCGCCCTGGGCCTCACGGCGCTCTCGCTCGGAGCCCACCTGCCTCCCGCCGCGCTCCTCCTCCAACTGCCGCCCTTCCACCTCTTCCGCTACCCGGTGAAGTACTTCGTCGGAGCGGCATTCTGCATCGCCGTGCTCGCCGCGTTCGGACTGGACACCCTCGCCCGCCGGGCGCGAGGGGGACAGCGCTCGTTGCCGGGCGTGGCCGGGGTGGTGGCCGCCCTCTTCGTGGCGCTGCTGCTCGGGCCGCCCCTGGCACGGCTTCCGCTCTTCCGCCCCGGCGTGGAAGCCGGACTGCCCTGGGTGGTGCTGGCCCTGGGCGCGGGCGCCCTCGCCCTGTGCCTTCCCGCCGCCGGTCCCCGCCGGGGCCACCGGGTGCGCGGGCTGCTCGCCGGGCTCGCCCTGGTGGAAGTAGGGGCCTTCCACCTGTTGCAAGGGGGCACGGGCAGCGCGCCCATGGAAGCCCTGAGCCGGGCGTCCCGCCTCGCCGCCGCCCTGCCCACCGGGTACTCGGGCCGGGTGAGCGTGGAGCTGTCCGGAGACGAGCTCACCGACGTGTCGCGCGCCGCAAGCCCCCGCACCGCGCCGCCGGAGGAGGAAGGGGGCTCCTACATCGCGCTCAGCCGGGATGCCCTGGTGCCCAACCGCTTCGTGGAGGAGCACTTGCGCGTCCTCGAGGGCTATGGGGCCCCGGAGCCCCAGCACGTGGAGTCCCTGTCAGGCACGGGCGCGCGGGCGGCGTTCGATCAGCTGGGCGTGGACTACTACGTGCGCCGGGGTCCGCCACCCTTCGAGGACCTGGAACCGCTCCTGGCCCTTCCCGGACTGCCCACCCTCTACCGTTCCGGCACCGCCCTGCCGAGGGCGTTCCTGGTCCATGCCGCGCGCGTGGCCTCGGACGAGGAGGCCCTGGCGGCCTTCGTGGACCCCGCCCAGCCGCTGCGGCGGGAGGCGCTGCTCGCCGAGGGAGAGCCCCTGACGGGCCCGGGCTGCCGGGGCTCGACGGCGCGCATCACCCAGGAAGGACGGGCGTGGGTGGAGGTGGCGCTGGAGGCGTGTGGCCCGGGCTACCTGGTGCTCGGGGACTGGTTCTACCCGGGGTGGGAGGCCACGCGGGATGGGGCCCCGGTGCCCCTGCGACGGGCCGATGCCCTCCTGCGGGCGGTGCCGGTGCCCGCCGGCGCCCACACGGTGCGCTTCGACTACCGCCCGGGGAGCTTCCGTTGGGGCGCGCTCCTCTCGGGGCTGGCCCTGGGCGCGTGGGTGCTCGTGCTCTGGCCCCGCAAAGCGCGAAGGGCGGCCCCTCCTTAG
- the mrpC gene encoding Crp/Fnr family transcriptional regulator MrpC yields the protein MHGFNRPLGPIGSNVVAPIQTTSSGMLVTANKLVPGQEAIDFKGYFKVESFPHNSVIYRPGDTTDRVYLLKSGRVRLMRLGKNSSRSVVSILRAGDLFGELFRPEGTPVEEMAIASGEAEVWSIEGRDFRAQLEARPALAVDVVRAYAERVRSLRKRVLGLTFKEVPARLADTLLTLAEAHGERCPHGGETDLRGITQQDLADLVGASRSFVSTLINEMKRDGVLGNVGRILCIRDQKALRKLASKEK from the coding sequence ATGCACGGTTTCAACCGCCCCCTCGGTCCCATCGGTTCCAACGTCGTTGCCCCCATCCAGACCACGAGCTCCGGCATGCTCGTCACGGCCAACAAGCTGGTGCCCGGTCAGGAGGCGATCGACTTCAAGGGCTACTTCAAGGTTGAGTCCTTCCCCCACAACTCCGTCATCTACCGCCCCGGCGACACGACGGACCGCGTGTACCTGCTCAAGAGCGGGCGCGTGCGCCTGATGCGGCTGGGCAAGAACAGCTCGCGCTCGGTGGTGAGCATCCTGCGCGCGGGGGACTTGTTCGGCGAGCTGTTCCGTCCGGAGGGCACGCCGGTCGAGGAGATGGCGATCGCGTCGGGCGAGGCCGAGGTGTGGAGCATCGAGGGACGTGACTTCCGCGCGCAGCTCGAGGCGCGGCCGGCCCTGGCGGTGGACGTGGTGCGCGCCTACGCCGAGCGCGTGCGCTCGCTGCGCAAGCGCGTGCTGGGCCTGACCTTCAAGGAAGTGCCGGCCCGGCTGGCCGACACCCTGCTCACCCTGGCCGAGGCCCACGGCGAGCGCTGCCCGCACGGCGGCGAGACCGACCTGCGCGGCATCACCCAGCAGGACCTGGCGGACCTCGTGGGCGCCTCGCGCTCCTTCGTCTCCACGCTCATCAACGAGATGAAGCGCGATGGCGTGCTCGGCAACGTGGGCCGCATCCTCTGCATCCGCGACCAGAAGGCGCTGCGCAAGCTGGCTTCCAAGGAGAAGTAG
- a CDS encoding SPFH domain-containing protein: MDILQDLGSGFLLGALAWFAVRCILTGFFTVDQSERAVKVRLGRAVRLAGEPTTREGPVSEGLARTDEDRYVYPQLEVIQPGGPYFKWPWEKVIKVSVSTQTLSMAYDPESPDANQGGTVLDAVTKDQLNTGLTGQLRYRISEQNLYAYLFAVKNPIAHAMGYFISILRERIASFEAPPPPAQEGTLEAVEASVVSGVSINDLRKNLRDLNEHMDRECRGSLSRYGLVLDASLITGIDPPAEVESALAAINTAHNHVSSDISLAQAAADQKIVQSRRAVEIETLKAQAEVEPLNAMAEQLTVLKRSGPGSLQAYLRNIRLGLFSKASQVVLGVKS; encoded by the coding sequence ATGGACATACTTCAAGACCTGGGCAGTGGATTCCTGCTGGGCGCGTTGGCCTGGTTCGCGGTGCGCTGCATCCTCACGGGCTTCTTCACCGTGGATCAGAGCGAGCGCGCGGTGAAGGTGCGCCTGGGCCGGGCGGTGCGGCTGGCCGGAGAGCCCACGACGCGCGAGGGGCCGGTCAGCGAGGGCCTGGCGCGCACCGACGAGGATCGCTACGTCTACCCCCAGCTGGAGGTCATCCAGCCCGGCGGGCCGTACTTCAAGTGGCCCTGGGAGAAGGTGATCAAGGTCTCGGTGTCCACGCAGACGCTCAGCATGGCCTACGATCCGGAGTCCCCGGACGCGAACCAGGGCGGCACGGTGCTCGACGCGGTGACCAAGGATCAGCTCAACACCGGGCTCACCGGCCAGCTGCGCTACCGCATCTCCGAGCAGAACCTCTACGCGTACCTGTTCGCGGTGAAGAACCCCATCGCGCACGCCATGGGCTACTTCATCTCCATCCTGCGCGAGCGCATCGCCAGCTTCGAGGCGCCGCCCCCTCCCGCCCAGGAAGGCACGCTGGAGGCCGTCGAGGCCTCGGTCGTCTCCGGCGTCTCCATCAATGATCTGCGCAAGAACCTGCGCGACCTGAACGAGCACATGGACCGGGAATGCCGGGGCAGCCTGTCGCGCTACGGCCTCGTCCTGGATGCCTCGCTCATCACTGGAATCGATCCTCCCGCGGAGGTGGAGTCGGCGCTCGCGGCGATCAACACCGCGCACAACCACGTCTCCTCCGACATCAGCCTCGCGCAGGCGGCGGCGGACCAGAAGATCGTCCAGTCGCGCCGGGCCGTGGAGATCGAGACCCTCAAGGCCCAGGCGGAGGTGGAGCCCCTCAACGCCATGGCCGAGCAGCTCACCGTGCTCAAGCGCAGCGGGCCGGGCTCGCTCCAGGCCTACCTGCGCAACATCCGCCTCGGCCTCTTCTCCAAGGCGAGCCAGGTGGTGCTGGGGGTGAAGTCATGA
- a CDS encoding MGMT family protein, giving the protein MSTTVTITMQERRYFERIHQVVEQVPRGQVSTYGDIALIVGGGCDARIVGLAMGDLGSRSAQVPWQRIINRSGGISTLEAVGQRERLRAEGVEFDEKGRVLMERFRWAGPTPEWAAQHGFTPLPARSASKDEEDKSQLRLF; this is encoded by the coding sequence ATGTCCACGACCGTGACCATCACGATGCAGGAGCGCCGGTACTTCGAGCGCATCCACCAGGTTGTCGAGCAGGTTCCACGAGGGCAGGTGTCCACCTATGGGGACATCGCGCTCATCGTGGGGGGAGGGTGCGACGCCCGTATCGTCGGGCTCGCGATGGGGGACCTGGGGTCGCGCTCCGCCCAGGTGCCCTGGCAGCGCATCATCAACCGCTCCGGGGGCATCTCCACCCTGGAGGCGGTGGGCCAGCGCGAGCGGCTGCGGGCCGAGGGGGTGGAGTTCGACGAGAAGGGCCGGGTGCTGATGGAGCGCTTCCGGTGGGCCGGACCGACTCCGGAATGGGCCGCCCAGCACGGCTTCACCCCTCTGCCCGCACGCTCCGCGTCCAAGGACGAGGAGGACAAGTCGCAACTGCGGCTGTTCTAA
- a CDS encoding sigma-54-dependent transcriptional regulator has protein sequence METLLIVDDDLSLLESLKMHFEDIEHDGAPRYQVVTATRASEGLRLAEEAQPSVVILDMKLPDRTGLDIIEEMKGLCGDARIILVTAFHDMETTIRAMKAGAFDYIHKPFPDLAALDIVVARALEYRQLSRRAATVNVESAAARLGDIVGTSPLMQQLVKEIGKVAGSHATVLIHGESGTGKELIARVIHNYSYDEVKPFIGINCSAIVDTLLESELFGHEKGAFTGANAVKPGKFELAEDGTIFLDEIGDMSLMLQAKLLRVLQEREFERVGGVKRIKLRARVIAATHRHLADEVATGRFREDLYQRLKVITLQLPPLRERREDIPPLVHHLLERINEKVHKRVTRVPPEVLEHLTRLPWRGNVRELENVLTRAVVLAPGEVLLAENLPALEPTPSEHGHAPGSSAANGLPNFLASPIADPNLIPTLEEAERMLIELTLNVTKGHKGKTCQILGISRPTLERKLQKYGVRQDHQP, from the coding sequence ATGGAGACGCTTCTCATCGTCGACGACGACCTGTCCCTGCTCGAGTCCCTGAAGATGCACTTCGAGGACATCGAGCACGACGGGGCGCCGCGCTACCAGGTGGTGACGGCCACGCGCGCCTCCGAGGGCCTGCGGCTGGCGGAGGAGGCCCAGCCGAGCGTCGTCATCCTCGACATGAAGCTGCCGGACCGCACGGGCCTGGACATCATCGAGGAGATGAAGGGCCTGTGCGGCGACGCGCGCATCATCCTCGTGACGGCCTTCCATGACATGGAGACCACCATCCGGGCGATGAAGGCCGGCGCCTTCGACTACATCCACAAGCCCTTCCCGGACCTGGCGGCCCTGGACATCGTGGTGGCGCGCGCCCTGGAGTACCGGCAGCTGTCGCGCCGCGCCGCCACGGTGAACGTGGAGAGCGCCGCGGCGCGCCTGGGCGACATCGTGGGGACGAGCCCCCTCATGCAGCAGCTCGTCAAGGAGATTGGCAAGGTGGCCGGCAGCCACGCCACCGTGCTCATCCACGGCGAGAGCGGCACCGGCAAGGAGCTCATCGCCCGCGTCATCCACAACTACTCCTATGACGAGGTGAAGCCCTTCATCGGCATCAACTGCTCGGCCATCGTGGACACGCTCCTGGAGAGCGAGCTGTTCGGCCACGAGAAGGGCGCCTTCACGGGCGCCAACGCCGTGAAGCCCGGCAAGTTCGAGCTGGCCGAGGATGGCACCATCTTCCTGGACGAGATCGGCGACATGTCGCTGATGCTCCAGGCGAAGCTCCTGCGCGTGCTCCAGGAGCGCGAGTTCGAGCGCGTGGGCGGCGTCAAGCGGATCAAGCTGCGCGCCCGCGTCATCGCCGCCACCCACCGCCACCTGGCGGACGAGGTGGCCACGGGGCGCTTCCGCGAGGACCTCTACCAGCGCCTCAAGGTCATCACCCTGCAGTTGCCCCCGCTGCGCGAGCGGCGCGAGGACATCCCCCCGCTGGTGCACCACCTGCTCGAGCGCATCAACGAGAAGGTGCACAAGCGTGTCACCCGCGTGCCCCCGGAGGTGCTCGAGCACCTCACGCGCCTGCCCTGGCGCGGCAACGTGCGCGAGCTGGAGAACGTGCTCACGCGCGCCGTGGTGCTCGCCCCGGGCGAGGTGCTGCTCGCCGAGAACCTCCCCGCCCTGGAGCCCACCCCCTCCGAGCATGGCCACGCCCCGGGCTCCTCCGCTGCCAACGGCCTGCCCAACTTCCTCGCCTCCCCCATCGCCGACCCCAACCTCATCCCCACCCTGGAAGAGGCCGAGCGGATGCTCATCGAGCTCACCCTCAACGTCACCAAGGGCCACAAGGGCAAGACGTGCCAGATCCTCGGCATCAGTCGCCCCACGCTCGAGCGCAAGCTCCAGAAGTACGGCGTCCGACAAGATCATCAGCCGTAG